In one Rutidosis leptorrhynchoides isolate AG116_Rl617_1_P2 chromosome 8, CSIRO_AGI_Rlap_v1, whole genome shotgun sequence genomic region, the following are encoded:
- the LOC139864884 gene encoding pentatricopeptide repeat-containing protein At4g39620, chloroplastic-like, which yields MSAYLLNGSLHFPSIPTTQMNFTNISFSLNYKFHPHKNPRRYTVTCSSTSRFKRNSSKSEENAEAQELVRTLLKNFNYDKTLLSTLNKYVKLVRTEHCFLLFEELGKSDKWLQCLEVFRWMQKQHWYVADNGVYSKLISVMGRKGQTRMAMWLFSEMRNSGCRPDTSVYNSLITAHLHSKDKPKALSKALGYFDKMKGTERCKPSIVTYNILLRASAQAKNVNQVEFLFKDLEESVCSPDIFTFNGVMDAYGKNGMIGEMEGVLSRMKSNQIKPDIISYNLLIDSYGRKQEFEKMEQVFKSLVRSKERPSVATFNSMITNYGKARLRDKAELVFEKITDMGYAPNFITYECMIMMYGCCDCVTKARGIFDKMIESEKVVKVSTLNAMLNVYCLNGLPIEADKLFESACNSGMFRIDSSTYKLLYKSYTKSNMKELVQKLLKHMDRDGIVPNKRFFLEALGTLGSSRAEQDAVTTKINLNMPADMPKV from the exons ATGAGTGCGTATTTACTTAATGGGTCTCTTCATTTCCCTTCGATTCCAACAACCCAAATGAATTTCACCAACATATCTTTTTCCCTAAATTACAAATTCCATCCCCATAAAAACCCTAGAAGATACACAGTTACCTGCAGTTCAACAAGTCGATTCAAAAGAAATTCATCAAAGTCTGAAGAAAATGCAGAGGCTCAAGAATTGGTACGAACACTATTGAAGAATTTTAACTATGACAAGACATTGCTGTCGACACTGAACAAGTATGTGAAGTTAGTCAGAACCGAACACTGTTTTCTTCTGTTCGAGGAGCTTGGCAAGTCTGATAAATGGTTACAGTGTCTTGAG GTATTTAGATGGATGCAGAAACAGCATTGGTATGTAGCAGATAATGGTGTATATTCAAAACTAATATCAGTAATGGGTAGAaaaggacagacccgaatggcaatGTGGCTTTTTTCTGAAATGAGAAATAGTGGGTGTCGACCTGATACTTCGGTATACAACTCACTTATCACAGCCCATCTTCATTCCAAAGACAAACCGAAAGCTTTATCTAAAGCTTTAGGATACTTTGATAAAATGAAAGGTACAGAACGGTGCAAACCGAGTATTGTCACATACAATATTCTTTTAAGAGCATCTGCACAGGCCAAAAATGTTAATCAGGTTGAATTTTTATTTAAAGATCTTGAAGAAAGTGTTTGTAGTCCTGATATTTTCACGTTTAATGGTGTGATGGATGCTTATGGGAAGAACGGAATGATAGGTGAAATGGAAGGGGTACTTTCGCGTATGAAAAGTAATCAGATAAAACcggatattattagttataatctgttgattgattcgTATGGAAGAAAACAAGAATTTGAAAAAATGGAACAAGTTTTTAAAAGCTTGGTTAGGTCAAAAGAAAGACCGAGTGTTGCCACTTTTAATTCAATGATAACAAATTATGGTAAAGCAAGGCTTAGAGATAAAGCAGAGTTGGTTTTTGAAAAGATAACTGATATGGGGTATGCACCAAATTTTATAACTTATGAATGCATGATTATGATGTATGGATGTTGTGATTGTGTTACAAAGGCTAGGGGTATATTTGATAAGATGATTGAATCGGAAAAGGTTGTAAAGGTGTCAACTTTAAATGCTATGTTGAATGTCTACTGTTTGAATGGTTTGCCAATTGAAGCAGATAAGCTGTTTGAGAGTGCTTGTAATAGTGGGATGTTTCGTATAGATTCTTCGACTTATAAACTTCTTTATAAATCTTACACTAAATCTAACATGAAGGAGTTGGTGCAAAAACTGTTGAAGCATATGGATAGAGATGGTATTGTACCTAATAAAAGGTTCTTTCTAGAAGCTTTAGGAACACTCGGGTCCTCACGGGCTGAGCAAGATGCTGTTACTACCAAAATTAATTTGAATATGCCTGCAGATATGCCCAAGGTATAG
- the LOC139864887 gene encoding uncharacterized protein, whose product MPKRKAAKKTAKQTATSHVNNNDTDTNILPEENAYSDQAVKRQTGAIRMMRDVEVERLVTAMRLLKSNTTKEQQQTSLLQFFEEHLPNLKVSQTDNYGPIEVNWKDKYDGGNMMSSFLQQMSMAYPDRSTAMPSVGGFEYSGKTSFIGADNVQMEDFVLEEPSDTHIPGIEDSMQTPGITSQRLSVGMTPKTLRLPKQGEMLLSVHGSPLGVFKENNMDAIHETEEE is encoded by the exons ATGCCTAAACGGAAGGCAGCTAAGAAGACTGCTAAACAGACTGCAACATCTCATGTgaataataatgatactgatacAAATATACTTCCGGAAGAAAATGCATACTCTGACCAAGCAG TTAAGCGACAGACTGGTGCGATCAGGATGATGCGGGATGTAGAAGTTGAAAGATTAGTGACTGCTATGCGCTTGCTAAAATCCAACACAACAAAAGAACAACAACAGACTTCATTGCTTCAATTCTTCGAGGAGCATCTTCCAAACCTAAAAGTTTCACAAACTGACAACTATGGACCGATTGAAGTTAATTGGAAAGATAAGTATGATGGAGGAAACATGATGTCATCGTTTCTGCAACAAATGTCAATGGCTTATCCTGACCGCTCTACTGCAATGCCATCTGTTGGTGGCTTCGAGTATTCAG GGAAAACAAGCTTTATTGGTGCTGATAATGTTCAGATGGAGGATTTT GTTCTAGAGGAGCCATCTGATACTCATATTCCTGGCATTGAAGATTCTATGCAAACTCCAGGG ATAACTAGCCAAAGGTTGTCTGTTGGTATGACACCTAAAACTTTAAGGCTTCCAAAACAAGGTGAAATGCTTTTGTCGGTTCATGGCTCACCGCTTGGTGTGTTCAAGGAAAACAACATGGATGCAATACACG AGACCGAGGAAGAATGA
- the LOC139864889 gene encoding uncharacterized protein, whose translation MNSRKPESCLLHFTHINTFLFFSFIIFIVTATIISASYDGNETDHMALLSFQKMITQDPYGVLNSWKTSFHFCNWSGVSCGKRHRRVTSLQLISQGLEGSLSPHVGNLSFLRLFVLANNSFQGTIPQELGCLSRLRVLRLDRNQINGSIPTNLSGCSNLEKIFLNRNQLVGSIPKEVSLLSKLTYFQLDYNNLTGGIPSSLGNITSMINFTVASNPLGGNIPDTLGSWKSLGVFQVGGCKLDGKIPRSLYNLSYLTHLFLPKNQLSGTLPPDFGATLPNLLFLELWDNQLGGFLPPSISNCSKLRSLEILKNNIRGTVTIDFGKLSDIFVISLGDTNLHGRADAGEMKFIDSLKNCSKLMSFSFYNSSFEGVLPGSIGNLSKQLEYLVVRGNMLSGNIPSEIGNLVGLFTLDLSRNQFTGKIPYVISNLQNLQYLGLDQNQLSGWIPDAIGNLSVLNTLYLDTNALEGHIPSLLGRCRRLSELTIYDNKLSGSIPREILQLSSLTFTLDLFNNNLSGSVPAEVGDLNMLSYLDLSDNRLSGNIPSTLGGCTSLTFLSLKGNLFQGMIPSSLSSLRGLETLDLSYNNLSGEIPQFFEQFLIFSLQYLNLSFNDFEGEVPVIGVFANSSTFSVLGNRRLCDGLVELGLRKCKETKKHNGKKFQLFVILILIVAGLVSILGFVYVCCKRKRKDLVSQSSSINGRFLKVSYSQLLKATNGFSEANLIRKGGFSSVYKGTLDEDDKVVAVKALHLQNRGADRSFTSECEVWRSIRHRNLLKIITSCSGVDFHGNDFKALVYEFMPNGSLHDWLHTSVHASRLKLLQRINILIDVAIALDYLHNYCIPSIVHGDLKPTNILLDEDMVAHVGDFGLARSLGTDLSLNSSSVIKGTVGYTPPEYGVGNEMTSSGDIYSYGIFLLEVMTGKKPTDDTFKEGVSLHNFAYMALPDHVNDIIDGELLNLHHEDYVNARSRLSNAKIIEECMALTVKIGVSCSVNSPSQRMNIKNVVRELQHILDAIQRI comes from the exons ATGAACTCAAGGAAACCAGAATCTTGCTTACTACATTTCACTCATATTAATACTTTCCTAttttttagttttattatatttattgtGACTGCCACCATCATCTCGGCTTCCTATGATGGAAACGAGACTGATCACATGGCGTTGTTATCGTTTCAAAAGATGATCACACAAGATCCGTATGGGGTTTTAAACTCATGGAAAACCTCTTTCCATTTCTGTAATTGGAGTGGTGTTTCATGTGGAAAACGGCATAGAAGAGTGACTTCTCTACAACTGATTTCCCAAGGTCTAGAAGGTTCTTTGTCTCCTCATGTAGGAAACCTTAGTTTCCTTCGTCTATTTGTACTTGCAAACAACAGTTTCCAAGGAACCATCCCTCAAGAGCTGGGTTGTTTGTCCAGACTGCGTGTTCTTCGTCTTGACCGAAACCAAATTAACGGATCTATTCCAACTAACTTGTCTGGTTGTTCCAATCTTGAAAAGATTTTCCTTAATAGAAACCAGCTAGTTGGAAGCATACCTAAGGAGGTTAGTTTGCTCTCGAAACTTACTTATTTTCAACTTGACTATAATAACTTAACTGGTGGAATCCCATCTTCCTTGGGTAATATCACATCGATGATAAATTTCACAGTTGCATCAAATCCTTTGGGTGGGAATATTCCTGACACCTTAGGCAGTTGGAAAAGTTTAGGAGTATTTCAGGTTGGAGGGTGTAAACTGGATGGAAAAATCCCTCGTTCCCTTTATAACCTCTCGTATCTTACTCATTTGTTCTTGCCTAAGAATCAACTTAGTGGTACTCTTCCACCCGACTTTGGTGCAACACTCCCAAATCTTCTGTTCCTTGAATTATGGGACAACCAACTGGGTGGATTTCTTCCACCCTCGATATCTAATTGTTCAAAATTAAGATCACTTGAAATTCTTAAGAATAATATTAGAGGGACGGTGACCATTGACTTTGGAAAATTAAGTGATATTTTTGTAATATCCTTGGGTGATACCAACCTCCATGGACGCGCAGATGCTGGTGAAATGAAGTTTATCGATTCGTTGAAAAACTGCAGCAAATTGATGTCGTTCAGTTTTTATAATAGTAGTTTTGAAGGAGTTCTTCCAGGATCAATTGGCAATCTTTCGAAACAATTAGAATACCTAGTTGTAAGAGGGAATATGCTATCCGGAAACATCCCTTCAGAGATAGGTAATCTGGTTGGGTTATTCACTTTAGATTTATCAAGAAATCAATTCACAGGAAAAATACCTTATGTTATTAGTAACCTTCAAAATCTACAATATCTTGGTCTAGACCAGAACCAACTTTCAGGGTGGATCCCGGATGCAATCGGCAACTTATCGGTATTAAATACTCTGTATTTAGATACCAATGCACTTGAAGGCCATATTCCATCACTCCTGGGGAGGTGTCGCCGATTATCAGAATTGACCATTTATGACAACAAACTTAGTGGCAGCATACCGAGAGAAATTTTACAACTTTCATCGCTAACGTTCACATTAGATCTATTTAATAACAATTTGTCTGGTTCAGTTCCAGCAGAGGTTGGAGACCTCAATATGTTGAGTTATCTGGATTTATCCGATAATCGTTTATCGGGTAACATACCTAGTACCCTTGGTGGTTGCACTAGCCTTACATTTTTATCCCTCAAGGGAAACTTATTTCAAGGCATGATACCATCGTCGTTAAGTTCTTTGAGAGGACTCGAAACGCTTGATCTTTCTTATAATAATTTATCTGGTGAAATTCCACAGTTCTTTGAACAgttcttgata ttctcGTTACAATATTTGAACCTATCCTTTAATGATTTTGAGGGTGAAGTACCGGTCATAGGAGTGTTCGCTAATTCAAGTACGTTCTCAGTTTTGGGCAATCGTAGGCTTTGTGATGGCTTGGTTGAACTCGGTTTACGCAAATGCAAGGAGACGAAGAAACATAATGGAAAAAAGTTTCAACTTTTTGTTATTCTCATTTTGATTGTGGCTGGACTCGTGAGCATATTAGGTTTCGTGTACGTTTGTTGTAAAAGGAAAAGAAAGGACCTAGTGTCTCAATCATCCTCGATAAATGGGCGATTCTTGAAAGTTTCATACAGTCAGCTTCTCAAGGCTACCAATGGCTTCTCAGAAGCCAACTTGATTAGAAAGGGCGGGTTTAGTTCTGTTTATAAAGGAACACTTGATGAAGATGACAAAGTGGTTGCAGTCAAAGCATTACATCTCCAAAACCGAGGAGCGGATAGAAGCTTCACCTCTGAGTGCGAAGTATGGCGGAGTATTCGACATCGCAATTTGTTGAAGATAATAACCTCATGTTCTGGTGTTGACTTTCATGGCAATGATTTCAAAGCTTTGGTTTACGAGTTCATGCCCAATGGAAGTTTACATGATTGGCTCCATACAAGTGTACATGCCTCTAGACTGAAACTTCTTCAAAGAATTAATATTCTCATCGACGTCGCAATTGCACTTGATTATCTTCACAATTACTGCATACCAAGCATTGTTCATGGTGACTTGAAGCCTACAAACATTCTACTTGATGAAGATATGGTGGCCCATGTTGGAGACTTTGGTTTAGCTCGATCACTTGGAACAGATTTAAGTCTAAACAGCTCATCGGTCATCAAAGGAACAGTTGGTTATACACCACCAG AGTATGGGGTTGGAAATGAGATGACAAGCAGTGGGGATATCTATAGTTACGGAATATTTTTATTGGAAGTGATGACTGGGAAAAAGCCGACAGATGACACATTTAAGGAAGGTGTTAGCCTCCATAATTTTGCTTACATGGCCTTACCAGATCATGTAAATGATATTATCGATGGGGAACTTTTAAATCTTCATCATGAGGATTATGTCAATGCGAGAAGTAGGCTTTCAAATGCAAAGATTATAGAGGAATGCATGGCTCTAACTGTGAAAATTGGAGTATCATGCTCTGTTAATTCTCCATCTCAACGGATGAATATCAAAAATGTTGTCCGTGAGCTGCAGCATATTCTTGATGCAATTCAACGTATTTGA